In [Leptolyngbya] sp. PCC 7376, a genomic segment contains:
- a CDS encoding HNH endonuclease produces the protein MSYISNKLREQVIQRANACCEYCRIPANIGFFPHEIDHIIAEKHDGATELENLAYACWRCNRYKGSDLGSFDPITDEFTFLYHPRNQNWSEHFSLEEDRIVGQTPVGRTTEKLLQFNTPERQRERRLYLLKA, from the coding sequence ATGAGCTATATCTCCAATAAACTCCGAGAACAGGTTATCCAACGGGCAAATGCTTGTTGTGAGTATTGTCGAATACCTGCGAATATCGGTTTCTTTCCCCATGAGATCGACCACATCATTGCGGAAAAACATGACGGTGCAACAGAGCTAGAAAACTTAGCCTATGCTTGTTGGCGATGTAATCGATATAAGGGTTCTGACTTAGGTTCCTTTGATCCGATTACCGATGAATTCACGTTTCTCTATCACCCACGTAATCAGAATTGGTCTGAGCACTTTTCCTTGGAAGAAGACCGTATTGTTGGTCAAACGCCAGTTGGTAGAACCACAGAAAAGTTATTGCAGTTTAATACCCCAGAGCGACAGCGAGAACGACGTTTATATCTGCTTAAGGCGTAG
- a CDS encoding IS1 family transposase (programmed frameshift): protein MLTCPQCQSPSTIKYGHTHSGKQRYRCHECGRQFVEHPAHPPIATDTRQLIDRLLLERLSLAGITRATGVSLRWLQYYVNAKLETVPHELPVTPKKRGQLTIEMDELWSFVGSKGEKAWIWLALDRDTREVVGYAIGDRSQKTAKQLWDSLPPVYRQCALVYTDYWDAYGCVLPSKRHRVVGKETGQTNHIERFNNTLRQRTSRLVRQALSFSKKWENHIGAVVYFLRHYNLSLQL, encoded by the exons GTGCTCACTTGCCCTCAATGTCAGTCTCCCAGCACCATTAAATATGGTCACACCCATTCGGGAAAGCAGCGCTATCGTTGCCATGAATGTGGTCGCCAGTTTGTGGAACATCCTGCCCACCCTCCCATTGCAACTGACACTCGTCAATTGATTGACCGTCTCCTATTAGAACGTCTCTCTCTCGCTGGTATCACTCGTGCCACAGGGGTCTCTCTGCGCTGGCTACAGTACTATGTCAATGCCAAATTAGAGACTGTGCCTCACGAGTTACCTGTGACTC CAAAAAAAAGAGGGCAACTGACCATCGAAATGGATGAATTGTGGTCTTTTGTCGGTAGTAAAGGTGAGAAAGCATGGATTTGGCTGGCTCTTGACCGAGACACCCGAGAGGTGGTGGGATATGCCATCGGAGACCGTAGTCAAAAGACTGCGAAACAATTATGGGATTCTCTGCCTCCTGTGTATCGTCAGTGTGCGCTGGTCTACACCGATTATTGGGATGCCTATGGCTGTGTCTTACCGAGTAAACGTCATCGAGTTGTGGGCAAGGAGACTGGACAAACAAATCATATTGAGAGATTCAACAACACTCTACGTCAGAGAACGTCCCGCTTAGTCCGTCAGGCACTTTCCTTCTCGAAGAAGTGGGAAAACCACATTGGAGCAGTGGTCTATTTTCTCAGACACTATAATCTCTCTCTTCAGTTATGA
- a CDS encoding phage integrase — MDLEQLNSHLKSLHIRVTVERQGHKLYLRATLPPKPDSKRQFAFSQRISLGINANEAGLQIAKEEAIKLGELLTNGEFNWLPYLRDRSETCDAWCDRFKQDYFQRRPDRPQTYTTYRTSYDQIFRKLPAHRKLSAKVLKDTLLSIPAGTRQRQRGTMALSKLAEFAGLNCDLKRYKGDYGQKSLKTRILPKDKVIADKVSSLPNLVWRWAYGMLATYGLRPHEIFFVDFDKDGLIWVSEGKTGSRHVSPLYPEWVALFELEANLCPPKNLESNPPNYDALGHRVTNQFRRYGVGFPPYHLRHCYARRSKEFGLKPVDAAKLMGHSLDVHFRIYHHWYTKDDVMRVNESIRLNSA, encoded by the coding sequence ATGGATCTTGAACAACTCAATAGTCATTTGAAGTCCCTTCACATTCGCGTCACCGTTGAAAGACAGGGGCACAAGCTGTATTTGCGTGCGACTCTTCCCCCTAAGCCTGACTCAAAACGCCAGTTTGCTTTTTCACAACGCATCTCTTTAGGCATTAATGCGAATGAAGCAGGGTTACAGATTGCTAAAGAAGAAGCGATTAAGTTAGGTGAGCTACTTACCAATGGTGAGTTCAACTGGTTACCCTACCTCAGAGATCGTAGTGAGACTTGTGATGCATGGTGTGATCGGTTCAAACAAGATTATTTTCAGCGGCGACCAGATCGTCCGCAAACTTACACGACTTACCGCACTAGTTACGACCAAATTTTTCGTAAGTTACCAGCTCATAGAAAGTTATCGGCTAAGGTCTTAAAAGATACTCTCTTGTCTATTCCAGCAGGAACGAGACAACGTCAGAGAGGGACTATGGCGCTTTCTAAATTGGCCGAGTTTGCAGGGCTAAATTGTGATCTAAAGCGCTATAAAGGCGACTACGGTCAAAAGAGTTTGAAAACACGTATTCTGCCAAAAGACAAAGTGATTGCAGACAAGGTTAGTAGTTTGCCTAATCTTGTTTGGCGATGGGCCTACGGCATGTTGGCAACCTATGGTTTACGGCCTCATGAAATTTTCTTTGTTGATTTTGATAAGGATGGCCTTATCTGGGTCAGTGAAGGAAAGACTGGTTCTCGTCATGTATCGCCGCTTTATCCAGAATGGGTAGCGCTTTTTGAGCTTGAAGCAAATTTATGTCCCCCGAAAAACTTGGAGTCTAATCCTCCGAATTATGATGCGCTTGGCCATCGGGTGACCAATCAATTTCGTCGCTATGGTGTGGGTTTTCCACCTTATCATCTGCGCCATTGTTACGCACGACGGTCTAAGGAGTTTGGTTTAAAGCCTGTGGATGCAGCAAAGTTGATGGGGCATAGTCTAGATGTGCATTTCAGGATTTATCACCATTGGTATACGAAGGATGATGTGATGCGGGTGAATGAAAGTATTCGGTTAAATTCAGCTTGA
- a CDS encoding DUF433 domain-containing protein, with amino-acid sequence MNTSNTLLSRITQTPGQCGGRPCIRGMRIRVCDILEMLAESVSVDELLEDFPDLEFADIQACLIFAAKRTEFPRLTA; translated from the coding sequence ATGAATACATCGAATACTTTACTCTCACGTATTACTCAAACCCCCGGTCAGTGTGGTGGTCGCCCATGCATAAGAGGTATGCGCATTCGAGTGTGTGACATCCTCGAAATGCTTGCTGAAAGTGTCAGTGTGGATGAACTGTTGGAAGACTTTCCCGATCTGGAGTTTGCTGATATCCAAGCCTGTTTGATCTTTGCCGCTAAACGTACTGAATTTCCGCGTTTAACAGCATGA
- a CDS encoding DUF5615 family PIN-like protein: MKFWIDAQLPPSLAGWLSSTFDVEAEALRDIGLRDAKDEEIFGAAQEQANVVIMTKDSDFVDLVCRLGMPPQILWITCGNVTNRNLRKLLSATFEQAVIQLQAGVNIVEISDQ; the protein is encoded by the coding sequence ATGAAATTTTGGATAGATGCTCAACTGCCACCCTCATTAGCAGGCTGGTTAAGTTCTACATTCGATGTGGAAGCTGAAGCCTTGAGAGATATAGGTTTACGCGATGCTAAGGATGAAGAGATCTTTGGTGCAGCTCAAGAACAAGCCAATGTAGTCATCATGACGAAAGACAGCGATTTCGTTGATCTCGTTTGTCGTCTAGGAATGCCACCTCAAATTCTCTGGATTACTTGTGGCAATGTAACTAATCGCAATCTCAGAAAATTACTCTCTGCTACTTTTGAGCAGGCAGTCATCCAACTTCAGGCTGGTGTGAATATTGTCGAAATTAGTGACCAATAA
- a CDS encoding filamentous hemagglutinin N-terminal domain-containing protein: protein MKKKILLGASVFFSSVPYYQLSISAQIHPDNTLGIESSIVNQIDVNRYKISGGAQRLNNLFHSFQDFNVPASGEVYFVPDKSVLNVLTRVTGNDPSEILGTLGVEGSSNLFLINSNGIYFGSDASLDIAGSFTASTAESIPFTDGNNFSSTPTDGNELLSISVPLGVQFNSQPQSDITNKGDLSVGIGQSLTFFGNTVLNSGSLTATGGTVMILGNRVGLIDQAEVDVSSNAGNGKVLIGGDYQGLGTVPNATQTYVGPEVNIRADALADGHGGYVVIWADNITRFFGEISAQGGNNSGNGGFVEVSGKRSLYFDGEVDTRAFNGQPGSLLLDPINITISVVAPAGFNTLTDEQDPVFDDFFLAETEYGGQNIHLLPNTVGNLLRQNSLTLEAAETIQVNDSVTNDEIYDLTLRAPNINVSGASLEQLGGGDIIVLTENLNIVAGGKLDTSTNNESDSGQIRVVATNALVDGVGSSITSQVNPGGTGNSGGIDIATTNLSVQNRGAISTTTTAGAQGNAGLVKITATGDIDVIGDGSDSPLNSRIISQVNEGSGGSSGGIDITTENLDVRAGGKIDTSTGADGNAGLLKIAAGGNILVDGLGSSIASQVNQGAVGSSNGINIATNNLSVQNQGIISASTANDAQGNAGLVIISATGNIDVVGDNDPITNSDARIISQVNAGSEGNSGGIDITTGNLNLRAGGKVDTSTSSEGNAGLLKIAAGGNILVDGLGSSIASQVDLGATGNSDGISITTNNLSVLNQGFISATTTAGAQGDAGVVTITAMGDINIIGDNDPATDPETIADSRIVSQVNVGSEGNSGGINITAGNLNVTGGGKVDTSTGSEGNAGLLKIAAGGNILVDGLGSSIASQVDPGATGNSNGINISTNNLSVLNQGLISATTTNGAQGDAGVVTITATGDINVIGDDNPATDPETIADSRIISQVNVGSEGNSGGIDITAGNLNVMGGGKVDTSTGSEGNAGLLKIATGGNILVDGLGSSIASQVNPGAAGNSEGININTNNLSVQNRGLITATTTNAARGNAGLVKINAIADINIVGDNNPNTDPETFLDSRITSQVNEGAKGNSGGIDIITANLNVRGGGKVDTSTGAQGNAGLLQIAARENILVSDLGSSIASQVNEGATGSSEGIDITTNNLSVRNRGLITATTTDGAQGNAGQLKISAMSDINVIGDNIPVVDPVRDLDSRITSQVNEGSKGNSGGIDINTGNLNVLAGGKVDTSTGAEGNAGLLQIDATGNILVDGIGSTIASQVNEGATGNSEGIDITTDTLSVFNKGAVSASTVDRGTAGSVTLRSRSNSNLLITLADNSVISATTNSPARGGDLTIEGTELVTIQGKGALTVESLSSDSGETGDVNVFANSVVLDQGLELSARTASDFGGGNIILDVNDLVLLRRGSFINAESTSIANVSSGGNVDINTGFIIALFNENSDIVANAVGGNGGNVSLTANRIFGLTPQNSFSTLELRNNTSSDASASSQLGISGNVTFLNLSFDPAQGLNELPGDLVDAEDLVGLHGCAVEQGEIAGGSELVVTGKGGLPVNPNGNSSIPTATLDYLGNPKNIQVIATDIPHDSTPLSTTRIVTPEEIQLAKGWQRLPDGKIALVNQSSLQSSQNIPMHPDCMAKR from the coding sequence GTGAAAAAGAAAATTTTGTTGGGTGCTTCAGTCTTTTTTTCTTCTGTTCCTTACTACCAGCTATCAATTTCAGCCCAGATTCACCCAGATAACACTCTGGGAATAGAAAGTTCAATAGTTAATCAGATCGATGTTAATCGGTACAAGATTAGCGGTGGAGCACAGAGGTTAAACAACTTATTTCATAGTTTTCAAGATTTTAATGTGCCAGCATCTGGGGAAGTTTATTTTGTCCCTGATAAATCTGTGCTCAACGTTCTTACACGAGTAACAGGAAATGATCCTTCTGAAATTTTAGGGACTTTAGGAGTTGAAGGGAGTTCAAATTTATTTCTGATTAACTCAAATGGAATTTATTTTGGGTCAGATGCGAGTTTGGATATCGCCGGTTCATTTACAGCAAGTACGGCAGAGAGTATTCCATTTACAGATGGTAATAACTTTAGCTCTACACCTACAGATGGTAATGAATTGTTAAGTATAAGTGTGCCCTTAGGGGTGCAGTTTAACAGCCAACCCCAAAGTGACATTACGAATAAAGGTGATCTTTCAGTAGGTATAGGGCAAAGCCTGACATTTTTTGGAAATACTGTCTTGAACAGTGGCAGTTTGACCGCCACTGGCGGTACTGTGATGATTTTGGGAAATCGGGTTGGGCTAATTGATCAGGCTGAGGTTGATGTCTCCAGTAATGCGGGTAATGGCAAGGTGTTAATTGGAGGAGATTATCAAGGTTTGGGTACAGTCCCAAATGCAACTCAGACATATGTGGGACCAGAGGTAAATATTCGAGCTGATGCTCTAGCCGATGGACATGGTGGTTATGTCGTTATTTGGGCAGATAACATTACTCGCTTTTTCGGAGAAATTAGCGCTCAAGGGGGAAATAATTCCGGTAACGGTGGGTTTGTAGAGGTTTCAGGTAAAAGGAGCTTATATTTTGACGGTGAAGTTGATACTCGAGCTTTTAATGGACAACCTGGCAGCTTACTGCTGGATCCTATCAATATAACTATTTCTGTTGTTGCTCCCGCTGGATTTAATACATTGACTGATGAACAGGATCCAGTCTTTGATGATTTTTTTCTTGCAGAGACAGAATATGGAGGACAAAATATTCACCTATTGCCGAATACAGTTGGAAACTTGCTGCGTCAAAATAGTCTGACTTTAGAAGCTGCTGAAACAATTCAGGTCAATGATAGTGTGACCAATGATGAAATCTATGATTTAACCCTTAGAGCTCCGAACATTAATGTTTCCGGAGCTTCACTAGAGCAGTTAGGAGGAGGAGATATTATTGTCCTCACTGAAAACTTGAATATTGTTGCTGGTGGAAAGCTTGATACATCTACAAATAATGAGAGCGACTCTGGTCAAATACGAGTTGTTGCAACTAATGCCTTAGTGGATGGGGTAGGTTCTAGTATTACCAGTCAGGTAAATCCAGGTGGGACAGGTAATAGTGGAGGGATTGATATTGCTACAACCAATCTTTCTGTTCAGAATAGAGGAGCTATCAGTACCACGACTACTGCTGGAGCTCAGGGTAATGCTGGATTAGTGAAGATTACGGCAACAGGTGATATCGATGTTATTGGTGATGGTTCTGACTCTCCTCTCAACTCTCGCATTATTAGTCAGGTAAATGAAGGTTCAGGAGGAAGTAGTGGTGGTATTGATATAACAACCGAGAACCTGGATGTTAGGGCTGGTGGCAAGATAGATACATCTACCGGGGCTGATGGTAATGCTGGCTTGTTAAAGATTGCTGCTGGAGGAAATATTTTAGTTGATGGTCTTGGTTCTAGTATCGCTAGCCAGGTAAATCAAGGAGCTGTAGGTAGTAGCAATGGTATTAATATTGCAACGAATAATCTCTCCGTACAAAATCAAGGCATTATAAGTGCTTCAACCGCTAACGATGCTCAAGGCAATGCTGGATTAGTCATTATTTCTGCAACGGGTAATATTGATGTGGTTGGAGACAATGACCCCATCACCAATTCCGATGCTCGAATTATTAGTCAAGTGAATGCGGGTTCAGAGGGCAACAGTGGAGGCATTGATATAACCACTGGAAATCTAAACCTTAGGGCTGGTGGCAAAGTCGATACATCGACGAGTTCGGAGGGTAATGCTGGCCTGTTAAAAATTGCTGCTGGAGGGAATATTTTGGTTGATGGCCTTGGCTCTAGTATTGCCAGTCAGGTGGATCTAGGAGCTACAGGCAATAGTGATGGCATTAGTATCACTACTAATAATCTCTCAGTCCTGAACCAGGGATTTATAAGCGCTACGACTACTGCTGGAGCTCAAGGTGATGCTGGCGTAGTCACCATTACTGCAATGGGTGATATTAATATCATTGGTGATAACGATCCTGCAACAGATCCTGAAACGATTGCTGATTCTCGCATTGTTAGCCAAGTGAATGTGGGTTCAGAAGGCAACAGTGGCGGGATTAATATTACGGCTGGCAATCTAAATGTTACGGGTGGTGGCAAAGTAGATACTTCAACAGGCTCGGAGGGTAATGCTGGCTTGTTAAAGATTGCTGCTGGAGGAAATATTTTGGTTGATGGCCTTGGCTCTAGTATCGCTAGTCAGGTGGACCCAGGAGCTACAGGCAATAGTAATGGCATTAATATCAGTACTAATAATCTCTCAGTACTGAACCAAGGATTGATCAGCGCGACGACGACTAATGGAGCTCAAGGCGATGCTGGCGTAGTCACCATAACTGCAACAGGCGATATTAATGTAATTGGTGATGACAATCCTGCGACAGACCCTGAAACGATTGCTGACTCTCGCATTATCAGCCAAGTAAATGTGGGCTCAGAAGGTAATAGTGGGGGTATTGATATTACTGCTGGCAATCTAAATGTCATGGGTGGTGGCAAAGTAGATACTTCGACAGGCTCGGAAGGGAATGCTGGCCTGTTAAAGATTGCGACTGGAGGAAACATTTTGGTTGATGGCCTGGGTTCTAGCATCGCCAGCCAGGTAAATCCAGGGGCAGCTGGAAATAGTGAGGGCATTAATATCAACACCAATAATCTCTCAGTGCAGAATCGAGGACTGATCACTGCGACAACTACCAATGCAGCCCGAGGGAATGCTGGTCTAGTCAAGATTAATGCGATCGCCGATATAAATATTGTTGGGGATAACAATCCTAATACAGACCCAGAAACGTTTCTAGACTCTCGCATCACCAGTCAAGTCAATGAAGGAGCCAAGGGGAATAGTGGGGGAATTGATATAATCACTGCAAACTTGAATGTTAGAGGTGGTGGCAAAGTAGATACCTCGACTGGAGCCCAAGGAAATGCTGGTCTATTACAAATTGCTGCTAGGGAGAATATTTTAGTTTCGGATCTTGGCTCTAGTATTGCGAGTCAAGTGAATGAAGGAGCTACAGGCAGTAGTGAAGGTATTGATATCACTACGAATAATCTCTCAGTGCGAAACCGAGGTCTCATCACTGCTACGACCACTGATGGAGCTCAGGGGAATGCTGGTCAATTGAAAATCAGTGCTATGAGTGACATTAATGTCATTGGCGATAATATTCCTGTTGTTGATCCTGTAAGAGATCTAGACTCTCGCATCACCAGTCAAGTCAATGAAGGTTCCAAGGGGAATAGTGGAGGGATTGACATCAATACCGGAAATCTAAATGTGTTGGCTGGTGGCAAAGTAGATACCTCTACAGGGGCTGAGGGTAATGCTGGTCTATTACAAATTGATGCTACAGGCAATATCCTGGTGGATGGCATTGGCTCTACCATTGCCAGTCAGGTGAATGAAGGAGCGACAGGCAATAGTGAAGGCATTGACATTACGACGGATACTCTCTCAGTCTTCAATAAGGGAGCAGTCAGTGCCAGTACTGTTGATCGAGGAACAGCTGGTTCAGTCACTTTGAGGTCAAGAAGTAACTCGAATTTACTAATTACTCTGGCAGATAACAGCGTAATCAGTGCCACAACAAACAGTCCAGCAAGAGGGGGTGACCTCACAATTGAGGGGACTGAGTTAGTAACTATTCAGGGTAAAGGGGCATTAACTGTTGAAAGCTTATCATCAGACTCTGGTGAAACAGGTGATGTAAATGTTTTTGCCAATTCAGTTGTATTAGACCAAGGACTTGAACTGTCTGCAAGAACAGCTTCTGATTTTGGCGGGGGCAATATCATACTTGATGTGAATGATCTTGTTCTTTTGCGCCGAGGTAGTTTTATTAATGCTGAATCCACTAGCATTGCTAATGTAAGTAGTGGCGGCAATGTTGATATAAATACTGGCTTTATTATTGCGTTATTTAATGAAAACAGCGACATTGTAGCCAATGCAGTCGGTGGAAACGGTGGTAATGTTTCGCTTACTGCTAATCGTATTTTTGGGTTAACGCCTCAAAATAGTTTTTCAACTTTAGAATTACGTAACAATACAAGCAGTGATGCCAGTGCAAGCTCACAGTTAGGTATCTCTGGTAACGTGACATTTCTGAATCTTAGTTTTGATCCTGCCCAGGGACTAAATGAATTGCCAGGAGATTTAGTTGATGCGGAAGATTTAGTTGGTTTGCATGGATGCGCGGTCGAGCAAGGAGAAATTGCTGGCGGTAGTGAATTAGTGGTCACAGGGAAAGGAGGCTTACCTGTTAACCCGAATGGTAATTCAAGTATCCCTACTGCAACTCTGGACTACCTTGGCAATCCTAAGAATATTCAGGTGATCGCTACCGATATCCCTCACGATTCAACACCACTCTCGACGACAAGAATAGTGACACCTGAAGAAATTCAACTAGCTAAAGGATGGCAAAGACTTCCTGATGGCAAGATTGCACTGGTTAATCAATCCTCCCTGCAGTCAAGTCAAAATATTCCAATGCATCCTGACTGCATGGCTAAAAGATAA